The Cucumis melo cultivar AY chromosome 6, USDA_Cmelo_AY_1.0, whole genome shotgun sequence genome includes a region encoding these proteins:
- the LOC103483542 gene encoding uncharacterized protein LOC103483542 codes for MLHSTASFSIYTDDENQEQIMGLEAFEKGVMIEVNKEEVLGSTGNDFSFSKRAMGLIQEEEMEDEDGLNRGFDDSEVNLRPASPPLYLAAGLGMDASGLGGGYDSVDFFDEKMVDETPSIHPSLPLRDYVQSLWSEGKLDEAEEQSYQATITYPEDGEILVLYAQLVWELHHDQAKASSYFERAALVAPNNSDILAARAKFLWELNEEDETMIPGEEDSNKVNSSSPEERIEPASDTGESDMQEYYEKMLKENPTDPLLLKNYARFLKQSKVDLQGAEEYYYRGIQADPSDGELLSEYAKLVWELHHDYNKALNNFERAVEASPTNSYVLGAYASFLWETDEYEEDGASKNDSQWPSNTVTVSVGNA; via the exons ATGTTGCACTCCACAGCTTCGTTTTCCATTTACACTGATGATGAAAATCAAGAACAAATCATGGGGTTAGAAGCATTTGAGAAGGGTGTTATGATTGAAGTGAACAAAGAAGAAGTTCTGGGTAGTACTGGAAATGATTTCAGTTTTTCTAAAAGGGCTATGGGGTTGATTCAAGAGGAAGAAATGGAAGATGAAGATGGTCTCAACCGGGGTTTTGACGACAGTGAGGTTAACCTTAGACCCGCAAGTCCTCCGCTCTATTTAGCGGCAGGTCTTGGAATGGATGCATCTGGTCTTGGCGGTGGGTATGATTCTGTTGATTTCTTTGACGAGAAGATGGTGGATGAGACGCCCTCAATCCATCCTTCGTTGCCTCTTAGGGACTATGTGCAGTCTTTATGG TCCGAGGGAAAACTTGATGAAGCTGAGGAACAGAGCTATCAAGCTACAATAACATATCCTGAAGATGGTGAAATTCTCGTGCTATATGCTCAGTTGGTTTGGGAACTCCATCACGATCAAGCTAAAGCTTCAAGTTACTTTGAACGTGCAGCTCTTGTTGCTCCAAATAACAG CGATATTCTTGCAGCACGAGCTAAATTCCTGTGGGAACTGAATGAGGAGGATGAAACTATG ATACCAGGTGAAGAAGACAGCAACAAGGTTAATAGTTCATCCCCTGAAGAAAGAATTGAACCGGCATCTGACACTGGTGAGAGTGATATGCAGGAGTATTATGAGAAGATGCTCAAGGAGAACCCCACCGATCCATTGCTTCTGAAAAACTACGCACGGTTCTTGAAACAG TCCAAAGTAGACCTCCAAGGAGCAGAGGAATACTACTACCGTGGCATCCAAGCAGACCCAAGCGATGGGGAGTTGCTATCAGAATATGCAAAACTGGTGTGGGAGCTTCATCATGACTACAATAAAGCATTAAATAACTTCGAGAGAGCAGTTGAAGCCTCTCCTACAAACAG cTATGTTCTTGGAGCTTATGCAAGCTTTCTTTGGGAGACGGACGAATACGAGGAAGATGGGGCAAGCAAAAATGACTCTCAATGGCCTTCAAACACAGTGACAGTTTCTGTAGGAAATGCTTGA
- the LOC103483540 gene encoding auxin-responsive protein IAA13 isoform X2 — MEPPLVLMPTTGIASAGGSSGASNDENSVSKAKELNTHQADLSSEEFSSSPVEAELELGLGLSLGNGVSAGKGKQGVWGERGRILTAKDFPSAISPGGSSSSSSSARFSGRPVAISGVKRAAEPVSHDGGSSPPAVSQVVGWPPLRAYRINSLVNQAKNQKAGDEKELLSLKNRSNGVSEKIQDGKNTSATDTEKGPVGFVKVYMDGVLIGRKVDLNAHSCYETLALMLEDMFFKSAGSVPSTGLSGGQDEQAPKLSKLLTGSSEFVLTYEDKEGDWLLVGDVPWRMFLGSVKKLRIMRTSEAKGLGL, encoded by the exons ATGGAACCACCTCTAGTTTTAATGCCTACCACCGGCATTGCCAGCGCTGGCGGCTCATCCGGCGCCTCCAATGATGAGAATTCTGTTTCCAAAGCTAAGGAATTGAACACACACCAGGCGGATTTGTCTTCTGAGGAGTTTTCTTCTTCCCCTGTTGAAGCTGAGCTCGAATTAGGGCTAGGGCTCAGTCTTGGAAATGGGGTTTCTGCTGGAAAGGGAAAACAGGGTGTTTGGGGTGAGCGCGGCCGGATATTGACGGCGAAAGATTTTCCTTCGGCCATCTCTCCTGGCGggtcgtcttcttcttcttcttcggcTAGATTCTCTGGCAGACCTGTTGCTATTTCTGGTGTCAAGAGGGCGGCGGAACCTGTTTCCCATGACGGCGGTTCTTCTCCTCCGGCTGTCAG TCAGGTGGTGGGATGGCCGCCCTTAAGAGCTTACAGAATTAACAGCCTGGTTAACCAAGCTAAAAATCAAAAGGCAGGGGATGAAAAGGAGCTGCTTTCTCTCAAAAATAGGTCAAATGGTGTTTCAGAGAAGATCCAGGATGGCAAAAATACAAGTGCCACTGATACTGAAAAGGGCCCTGTAGGTTTTGTGAAAGTGTACATGGACGGAGTTCTAATTGGCAGGAAAGTGGACTTGAATGCCCATTCTTGCTATGAGACTTTGGCTCTGATGCTCGAGGACATGTTTTTTAAGTCTGCGGGAAGTGTCCCATCCACCG GCTTAAGTGGAGGTCAGGATGAACAAGCACCAAAACTCTCAAAACTTCTGACTGGCTCCTCTGAGTTTGTGCTCACCTATGAAGATAAAGAGGGAGACTGGTTGTTGGTTGGGGATGTTCCTTGGAG GATGTTCCTTGGCTCAGTTAAGAAACTTCGAATCATGAGGACATCTGAGGCAAAGGGACTCG GCTTATGA
- the LOC103483540 gene encoding auxin-responsive protein IAA13 isoform X1 produces MEPPLVLMPTTGIASAGGSSGASNDENSVSKAKELNTHQADLSSEEFSSSPVEAELELGLGLSLGNGVSAGKGKQGVWGERGRILTAKDFPSAISPGGSSSSSSSARFSGRPVAISGVKRAAEPVSHDGGSSPPAVSQVVGWPPLRAYRINSLVNQAKNQKAGDEKELLSLKNRSNGVSEKIQDGKNTSATDTEKGPVGFVKVYMDGVLIGRKVDLNAHSCYETLALMLEDMFFKSAGSVPSTGLSGGQDEQAPKLSKLLTGSSEFVLTYEDKEGDWLLVGDVPWRMFLGSVKKLRIMRTSEAKGLAPRCQGRSERNGIKPI; encoded by the exons ATGGAACCACCTCTAGTTTTAATGCCTACCACCGGCATTGCCAGCGCTGGCGGCTCATCCGGCGCCTCCAATGATGAGAATTCTGTTTCCAAAGCTAAGGAATTGAACACACACCAGGCGGATTTGTCTTCTGAGGAGTTTTCTTCTTCCCCTGTTGAAGCTGAGCTCGAATTAGGGCTAGGGCTCAGTCTTGGAAATGGGGTTTCTGCTGGAAAGGGAAAACAGGGTGTTTGGGGTGAGCGCGGCCGGATATTGACGGCGAAAGATTTTCCTTCGGCCATCTCTCCTGGCGggtcgtcttcttcttcttcttcggcTAGATTCTCTGGCAGACCTGTTGCTATTTCTGGTGTCAAGAGGGCGGCGGAACCTGTTTCCCATGACGGCGGTTCTTCTCCTCCGGCTGTCAG TCAGGTGGTGGGATGGCCGCCCTTAAGAGCTTACAGAATTAACAGCCTGGTTAACCAAGCTAAAAATCAAAAGGCAGGGGATGAAAAGGAGCTGCTTTCTCTCAAAAATAGGTCAAATGGTGTTTCAGAGAAGATCCAGGATGGCAAAAATACAAGTGCCACTGATACTGAAAAGGGCCCTGTAGGTTTTGTGAAAGTGTACATGGACGGAGTTCTAATTGGCAGGAAAGTGGACTTGAATGCCCATTCTTGCTATGAGACTTTGGCTCTGATGCTCGAGGACATGTTTTTTAAGTCTGCGGGAAGTGTCCCATCCACCG GCTTAAGTGGAGGTCAGGATGAACAAGCACCAAAACTCTCAAAACTTCTGACTGGCTCCTCTGAGTTTGTGCTCACCTATGAAGATAAAGAGGGAGACTGGTTGTTGGTTGGGGATGTTCCTTGGAG GATGTTCCTTGGCTCAGTTAAGAAACTTCGAATCATGAGGACATCTGAGGCAAAGGGACTCG CTCCAAGATGTCAAGGAAGAAGTGAGAGAAATGGAATCAAGCCCATTTAG